One window of Hoplias malabaricus isolate fHopMal1 chromosome 16, fHopMal1.hap1, whole genome shotgun sequence genomic DNA carries:
- the sinhcafl gene encoding SIN3-HDAC complex associated factor, like, translated as MFGFHKSKIYRSHEGCCICKTKSSSSRFTDSSRYEENFRLCFGLSEDRVGDICNACVLLVKRWKKLPLGSKKNWNHVVDARAGPGFKLAKPKKVKNIDGKKKSKLKRLHKFKRQNSDAHSTTSSMSPSQSPSHSNHSDDGSDIETKQRRPNPPGFSFLDPSYWKRQKVCCGIIYKGRFGEVIIDPRLFKPCCSTREQAALASTSDSQSSNTLPSPLPEDIKETW; from the exons ATGTTTGGGTTTCATAAATCCAAGATTTATCGCAGTCATGAGGGATGCTGCATCTGTAAAACCAAGTCATCCAGCTCCCGGTTTACAGACAGCAGCAGATATGAGGAAAACTTCAGACTCTGTTTTGG TTTATCTGAAGACAGAGTTGGGGACATCTGCAATGCCTGTGTACTATTAGTAAAAAGATGGAAAAAATTGCCGCTTGGATCCAAGAAGAACTGGAACCAT gTTGTGGATGCTAGAGCAGGACCTGGCTTTAAGTTGGCAAAGCCCAAGAAAGTGAAAAATATtgatggaaaaaagaaaagcaagctGAAGAGGCTGCATAAATTTAAAAGACAAA ATTCAGATGCCCACAGCACTACATCCAGCATGTCTCCCTCTCAGTCTCCCAGCCATAGTAACCATTCTGATGATGGCTCAGACATTGAGACTAAACAGAGGCGTCCAAACCCACCTGGCTTCTCGTTCCTTGACCCGTCCTACTGGAAAAG GCAGAAAGTTTGTTGTGGTATCATCTATAAAGGGCGTTTTGGTGAGGTCATTATAGATCCTCGACTTTTCAAGCCCTGCTGCAGCACCAGAGAGCAAGCAGCCCTGGCATCCACCTCAGACTCTCAGAGCTCCAACACGCTGCCCTCTCCTCTCCCAGAGGATATAAAGGAGACCTGGTGA